GGGTTAAATGGAACATTTTCTGAAGGAATTATAAGTGGTATTCGCAAAATGATAGCGGATGAGGTTTTGCAAATAACAGCACCAATTTCACCAGGTAGCAGTGGAGGCCCTGTATTAAATTCCAACGCCCAAGTAGTTGGGATTGCCTTTGCAAGTTTTACGGAAGGACAAAATTTAAACTTCGCAATTCCAGTAAAATATTTATTGATATTGAAAACAAAAATGGGCTCACTCACTGCCCTCTCTACAGTTAAAGTAGAATTAAAACCTAAAACAAGTGTTAATACTGATATAAAAGAAGGTGTTTCGATTAGGGATATTTCAGTGGAGTATGGTCATTATATTGCTTTTTCCATAAAAAATAATCTCTCTAATAAAATTAGCAATGTCGTAATTTTATTTTTAATCTATGATGAAACAGGAACTGTTGTAGATTATGTTCAAACATCTCGGTATGACTGTAATAATGTTTTGAACTGTGGAATAGAACCATATTTAGCCAAATCTTTTGTTTATGGAAGTGGAGGCGTTGAATTTCATGCAAGTTCTTGTTCATTTATAAAAGCAAGAGTTTTAGATTTTAAAATAAATGAATAATAAAAATCAAAAAAATATCCATAATAATCTATCCGTTTAAATTTTATATGTTAAGATTTTATTAACACGAGAAATAAATAATGAAAAATCTATTCATTGAGAATAGAAATAAAATCTTCAGCAATTATTTTGAAAGAACAAAATTTCCGAATTGAAAATAACACAATGATAAATTTAATAATACATGCAAAACCACAACGAAATATCCGAGTTCATTTGGAACATCAAAGAACATATCCGGGATGAGTATGCCGAAAAAGATTATGAAGAAGTCATCCTCCCCTTTACACTGTTAAGACGTATCGACTGCGTATTGGAAGGCACACACGAAGCGGTTTTAAAAGCCAATGAAAAATTCAAAGACACTGCTTCTCCCGAAGTGCTTGACCAGTTATTGAAAAAAGCAGCCGGACAAAACTTTTATAACAAGTCCGATTTTACTTTGCTAGGGCTTACAAAAGACATCAACAACATTGGCGAGAACTTTAATTCATACCTCAATGGTTTTAGTGAAAACATCAAAGACATTCTTTTAAACTTCAGCGGTGGTCCCGAAAAAGGCCTATCCCCTATTTACGAAACCCTATTACGTAAAGGCTTACTGCTTATTGTTACCAAAGAATTTGTTTCTCCCAAAATTGATTTACATCCCGATAAAGTGAACAACCATGCGATGGGAACCATCTTTGAAATTTTGATTCGCAAATCAAAAGAAACAAGCAACGAAAAAGCAGGGCAGTATTTTACCCCTCGAGAAATTGTGCGATTGATGGTGAACCTAGTGTTTGCCAATGAAACGGAAAAACTACAAAAAGCAGGTGCAGGTATAAATATTTACGACCCATGTTGCGGAACCGGTGGAATGTTAACCACCGCGAAAGATTATTTGCAGGAAACCATAAATAAAAACTTAGATGTTTGGGTTTATGGACAAGAAATAAACGAAAAAACTTATGCGATTGCCAAATCTGATTTGCTAATAAAAGGCGAAGATGCCGAAAACATTAAGCACGGCAATACCATTACTAAAGACCGCTTGATTGGCAAAACTTTTAACTACATGCTTACTAATCCGCCATTTGGTGACGATTGGAAAAACATGCGTGAGTTTGTAGAAAACGAAGCCGAAGAAAAAGGTTTTAGTGGACGCTTTGGTGCAGGCACTCCCGATGTAAGCGATGGTTCGTTTTTGTTTCTACAACACATGATTAGCAAAATGAACCCTCAAGGCAGCACTATTGGTATAGTGTTTAATGGTTCTCCGCTGTTTAATGGCGATGCAGGCGGTGGTTGGAGTAACATAAGAGGTTGGATAATGGACGACCCACACGATTTGTTGGATTGCATTGTAGCCATGCCAAAAGATTTGTTTTATGGCACAGGCATTGGATCTTACGTATGGATATTGAACAATAAAAAACCCGCCAGCCGCAAAGGCAAAGTGCAACTGATAAATGCCATACACCCTCGCTTTACAAAAAAAATAAAAGCATTAGGTAAAAAGCAATACGAAATAAGTGAAAGCGGCATTAGCCTTATAACCGATATTTATAAAGACTATAAAAATTTTAATATTAAAGTTGTCGAAGATGATCCTTACAAAACGGACAAAAAAATTGAACGCACTGTTGAAATAAGCAAGATTTACGATGTTACCGATTTTAAATACACCAAAGTAACTGTAGAACGACCATTGCGTTTGGCCTATGAAATTACTAAAGAAAAAATTGAAGCCTTAAAAGAACACCCTAAGTTTAAGGAATTTACCACAACCAAAAAGAAAGACAAAGCTGCTGCCGAAGCCGATATTGCCAAGGGCAAAGCCATACAAGAAAAAATACTAAAAGCATTAAATACGCTAAAGGGCAATCCAAGAGAAATGAACGATGCCAAATTTTTTGCTGTATTTGAAAAAACTTTTGGAAGCCAACCCGGCAAACCATTGCTAAAAATGTATAGAGATACTTTGGGAGAAAAGGACGAAGAATCCGAAGTGGTTTTTGCAGACCCATTTGATGTACCTAAGCAAAAAGGGCGTGTATGCGACTGGGCAGAAAAACCAATGCAAGACACCGATCTACGTGATAGCGAAAGCATAAAATGGAAAGAAGACATTACCGAATACTTTGAAAGGGAAGTATTGCCCTTTGCCCCCGATGCATGGATGGACAGAGAGAAGGATAAAATTGGCTACGAAATACCGTTTACCAAATTCTTTTACGAATACAAACCCCTGCGTGATTTGAAATTAATCATGGCGGATATTGAAGAACTGGAAGAACAAACAGAAGATTTATTGGCTGAAATAAAAGAAGTGGCCGAATGAGAAAGTATCCGAAATATAAAGCAACTGGTATTGATGGTATTGGCTATGTTCCTGAACATTGGAAAATTATTAAATTAAAATACATAGCTAAAATCTATAATGGTCAAGACCAAAAAGATGTTTTAGATGAAAATGGGAAATATCCTATATATGGTTCTGGTGGCATTTTTGG
The genomic region above belongs to Bacteroidota bacterium and contains:
- a CDS encoding serine protease; this translates as MTKFKLFFLSIFFTAHQTFAQTATEIAKSAINSTVSIVALDQIAQPLGYGSGFIIDDELIVTNVHVIEGCNSAYILKNGEEKKYTVSGYVAIDKTNDLVILKVSGLSGTKVTLGNDSLPNIGEKIYAVGNPKGLNGTFSEGIISGIRKMIADEVLQITAPISPGSSGGPVLNSNAQVVGIAFASFTEGQNLNFAIPVKYLLILKTKMGSLTALSTVKVELKPKTSVNTDIKEGVSIRDISVEYGHYIAFSIKNNLSNKISNVVILFLIYDETGTVVDYVQTSRYDCNNVLNCGIEPYLAKSFVYGSGGVEFHASSCSFIKARVLDFKINE
- a CDS encoding SAM-dependent DNA methyltransferase; the encoded protein is MQNHNEISEFIWNIKEHIRDEYAEKDYEEVILPFTLLRRIDCVLEGTHEAVLKANEKFKDTASPEVLDQLLKKAAGQNFYNKSDFTLLGLTKDINNIGENFNSYLNGFSENIKDILLNFSGGPEKGLSPIYETLLRKGLLLIVTKEFVSPKIDLHPDKVNNHAMGTIFEILIRKSKETSNEKAGQYFTPREIVRLMVNLVFANETEKLQKAGAGINIYDPCCGTGGMLTTAKDYLQETINKNLDVWVYGQEINEKTYAIAKSDLLIKGEDAENIKHGNTITKDRLIGKTFNYMLTNPPFGDDWKNMREFVENEAEEKGFSGRFGAGTPDVSDGSFLFLQHMISKMNPQGSTIGIVFNGSPLFNGDAGGGWSNIRGWIMDDPHDLLDCIVAMPKDLFYGTGIGSYVWILNNKKPASRKGKVQLINAIHPRFTKKIKALGKKQYEISESGISLITDIYKDYKNFNIKVVEDDPYKTDKKIERTVEISKIYDVTDFKYTKVTVERPLRLAYEITKEKIEALKEHPKFKEFTTTKKKDKAAAEADIAKGKAIQEKILKALNTLKGNPREMNDAKFFAVFEKTFGSQPGKPLLKMYRDTLGEKDEESEVVFADPFDVPKQKGRVCDWAEKPMQDTDLRDSESIKWKEDITEYFEREVLPFAPDAWMDREKDKIGYEIPFTKFFYEYKPLRDLKLIMADIEELEEQTEDLLAEIKEVAE